A single window of Pseudomonas lijiangensis DNA harbors:
- the desA gene encoding delta-9 fatty acid desaturase DesA — translation MWYNGLLDLSVWQLIAVTLVMTHVTIVGVTVYLHRYSAHRSLELNAGLKHFFRFWLWLTTAQNTREWTAIHRKHHAKCETVDDPHSPVVKGLSTVLRKGAELYRAEAQNQDTLRIYGKNCPEDWIERNLYSRYKMLGIALMAVIDLALFGVLGITVWAVQMMWIPFWAAGVVNGLGHAVGYRNFECRDAATNLVPWGIVIGGEELHNNHHTYPNSAKLSVKPWEFDMGWAWIKLFSALRLAKVQRVAPIAHRVEGKGHMDMDTAMAILNNRFQIMAQYRKLVIGPLVAQELAKADASVRHQFHRAKRLLSRETSLLEDKHHVRIQAMLEHSQALKVIYEKRLALQQIWLKTSSNGHDMLSAIKDWVQEAEASGIQSLRDFADQLKTYSLRPSQA, via the coding sequence ATGTGGTACAACGGTTTGCTCGACCTTTCCGTCTGGCAGTTAATAGCAGTCACGCTGGTAATGACCCACGTGACCATCGTCGGCGTTACGGTTTACCTGCATCGCTACTCCGCTCACCGCTCCCTGGAACTCAACGCCGGGCTCAAACACTTCTTCCGTTTCTGGCTGTGGCTGACCACGGCGCAGAACACCCGCGAGTGGACAGCCATCCACCGCAAGCACCACGCAAAATGCGAAACCGTCGATGACCCGCACAGCCCCGTCGTCAAAGGTCTTTCCACCGTCCTGCGCAAGGGGGCGGAGCTTTACCGTGCCGAAGCACAGAATCAGGATACCCTGCGCATCTACGGCAAGAACTGCCCCGAGGACTGGATCGAGCGCAATCTGTATTCACGCTACAAGATGCTGGGCATCGCCCTGATGGCCGTCATCGACCTGGCGCTGTTCGGTGTGCTCGGCATCACCGTATGGGCCGTGCAGATGATGTGGATTCCGTTCTGGGCTGCCGGTGTGGTCAACGGGCTGGGTCATGCCGTGGGCTATCGCAATTTCGAGTGTCGCGATGCCGCGACCAATCTGGTGCCGTGGGGCATCGTGATCGGCGGCGAAGAACTGCACAACAACCACCACACCTACCCCAACTCGGCCAAGCTGTCGGTCAAGCCGTGGGAGTTCGACATGGGCTGGGCCTGGATCAAGCTGTTCAGCGCACTGCGTCTGGCCAAGGTCCAGCGGGTCGCGCCGATTGCCCACCGGGTCGAAGGCAAGGGCCACATGGACATGGACACCGCCATGGCCATCCTCAACAACCGCTTCCAGATCATGGCCCAGTACCGCAAGCTGGTCATCGGCCCGCTGGTTGCACAGGAGCTGGCCAAGGCCGATGCCTCGGTGCGTCATCAGTTCCACCGCGCCAAACGTCTGCTTTCCCGGGAAACCAGCCTGCTGGAAGACAAGCATCACGTACGCATCCAGGCCATGCTCGAACACAGCCAGGCCCTGAAAGTGATCTACGAGAAACGCCTTGCCCTGCAACAGATCTGGCTCAAGACCAGCAGCAATGGCCATGACATGCTCAGCGCCATCAAGGACTGGGTACAGGAAGCCGAGGCCAGCGGTATTCAGTCCCTGCGCGACTTTGCAGATCAGCTGAAAACCTACTCCCTGCGCCCCTCTCAAGCCTGA
- the dibA gene encoding phosphodiesterase DibA, with protein sequence MNNSSYEALRTALLYGLSSVLWFVACDELLPHWIEEPARLAFWQQVGVYLWVVLSAVMVFIARGRLLRFMGIDAQLRRQQEEDQERLRLASAVFDSTREGVLVTDEKGLIVHVNRAFMEITGYQAEEVLGFNPSKFKSGRHGPEFYRQMYRSILSAGQWSGEIWNRRKSGDIYPQWQSIRGIKDLDGQIRHFVAVFSDITAIKRSEQELAQLAHYDALTDLPNRLLFTDRATQALAHARSSKRGCALLLIDLDHFKNINDSLGHSVGDQVLKAVAERLKSLFDSELTLARLGGDEFALLVKNCQQSVQAAALAQQIIDSFKKPFLLDDHELFMTASIGISLFPGDALTVVQLLRNADSALFKAKNDGREGYALYTEELTAHAQQRVELASELHRAIEQQELRVFYQPIHDLQNSRIKGVEALVRWEHPRRGMVSPGEFIPIAEQSGLIADIDAWVLSTACRQMSTWLEEGVNLSFVAVNISSRLFSHGDLDLQVAQVLRDTGLDPGFLELEVTESAVMDDPEQAIEQLHRLRNLGLSLAIDDFGTGYSSLLRLKRMPVQKLKIDQGFVAGLPSDDDDIAIVRIIIALAKSMGMRVLAEGIEQAEQAGFLLENGCQLGQGYWFARPMPAEKIDWLRAPDFRQPVI encoded by the coding sequence ATGAACAATTCTTCTTATGAGGCCCTACGGACCGCGCTTTTGTACGGGTTGTCCTCTGTTTTGTGGTTTGTGGCGTGCGACGAGCTGCTGCCACATTGGATCGAAGAACCGGCTCGATTGGCCTTCTGGCAGCAGGTTGGAGTCTATCTCTGGGTAGTGCTCAGCGCGGTCATGGTGTTTATCGCTCGTGGCCGATTGCTCAGGTTCATGGGCATCGATGCGCAGTTGCGTCGCCAGCAGGAGGAAGATCAGGAGCGCCTGCGGCTGGCTTCGGCGGTCTTCGACAGCACCCGCGAAGGGGTATTGGTAACCGATGAAAAGGGGCTGATCGTTCATGTGAACCGCGCCTTCATGGAAATCACCGGTTATCAGGCTGAAGAAGTGCTGGGCTTCAACCCGAGCAAGTTCAAGTCCGGTCGCCACGGCCCCGAGTTCTATCGGCAGATGTACCGCTCCATCCTCAGTGCCGGGCAATGGAGTGGCGAAATCTGGAACCGTCGCAAAAGCGGCGACATTTACCCGCAGTGGCAGAGCATTCGTGGCATCAAGGACCTTGATGGCCAGATCAGGCATTTCGTGGCGGTGTTTTCGGACATCACGGCCATCAAGCGTTCCGAGCAGGAACTGGCCCAACTGGCTCATTACGACGCCCTGACAGACCTGCCCAATCGCCTGCTGTTCACGGATCGCGCCACTCAGGCGCTGGCCCATGCCCGCTCCAGCAAACGCGGGTGTGCCTTGCTGCTCATCGACCTCGACCACTTCAAGAACATCAATGACAGCCTGGGCCACAGCGTTGGCGATCAGGTGCTCAAGGCAGTGGCCGAGCGCCTGAAGAGCCTGTTCGACAGCGAACTGACCCTGGCGCGACTGGGCGGCGACGAGTTTGCGCTGCTGGTGAAGAATTGCCAGCAGAGCGTGCAGGCCGCCGCCCTGGCCCAGCAGATCATCGACAGTTTCAAGAAGCCTTTTCTGCTCGATGATCACGAGCTGTTCATGACCGCCAGTATCGGTATCAGCCTGTTCCCCGGCGACGCGCTGACGGTTGTGCAATTGCTGCGCAATGCAGACTCTGCCTTGTTCAAGGCCAAGAACGACGGGCGCGAAGGCTATGCGCTTTACACCGAAGAGCTCACCGCGCATGCCCAGCAGCGTGTCGAACTGGCCAGTGAGTTGCACCGGGCCATCGAGCAGCAGGAATTACGAGTGTTCTACCAGCCCATTCATGATCTGCAGAACAGCCGTATCAAGGGAGTTGAGGCTCTGGTGCGCTGGGAGCATCCAAGGCGCGGCATGGTTTCGCCGGGAGAATTCATTCCGATTGCCGAGCAGAGCGGGCTGATTGCCGATATCGATGCCTGGGTATTGAGCACGGCCTGCCGGCAGATGAGCACCTGGCTGGAAGAGGGCGTCAATCTGTCATTTGTTGCGGTGAATATCTCCAGCCGACTGTTCAGCCATGGTGATCTGGACCTGCAAGTGGCTCAGGTGCTGCGCGATACCGGGCTGGACCCTGGCTTTCTGGAGCTGGAAGTCACTGAAAGCGCGGTGATGGACGACCCCGAGCAGGCCATCGAACAACTGCATCGGTTGCGCAATCTGGGCCTGAGCCTGGCCATCGATGATTTCGGCACCGGTTATTCATCGTTGTTGCGGCTCAAGCGCATGCCGGTGCAAAAGCTGAAGATCGATCAGGGTTTTGTCGCCGGCCTGCCGAGCGATGATGACGATATCGCGATTGTGCGCATCATCATTGCCCTGGCCAAAAGCATGGGCATGCGGGTGCTGGCCGAAGGGATCGAGCAGGCCGAGCAGGCGGGTTTCCTGTTGGAAAATGGCTGTCAGTTGGGGCAAGGCTATTGGTTCGCCCGTCCGATGCCTGCTGAAAAGATCGACTGGTTGCGAGCGCCGGACTTTCGTCAGCCCGTTATCTGA
- the oscA gene encoding sulfur starvation response protein OscA: protein MSASLRSVDGQDEAAILREIQSALRDLRFGAVEITVHNAQVVQIERKEKFRLQNSGAKPS from the coding sequence ATGAGCGCATCTCTACGTAGTGTTGACGGTCAGGACGAAGCAGCAATTCTGCGTGAAATTCAGAGTGCGCTGCGTGACCTGCGTTTTGGCGCCGTCGAAATCACTGTGCATAACGCCCAAGTGGTTCAGATCGAGCGTAAGGAAAAGTTTCGTTTGCAGAACTCTGGCGCCAAGCCGAGCTGA
- a CDS encoding sulfate ABC transporter substrate-binding protein has protein sequence MSIRRFALAALASAVFAGSAVAKDYELLNVSYDPTRELYQEYNAEFASYWKKAHPEDTVTVKQSHGGSGKQGRAVIDGLRADVVTLALAGDIDEIAKLGKTLPENWQTRLPDASTPYTSTIVFLVRKGNPKGIKDWGDLIKKDVSVITPNPKTSGGARWNFLAAWAYGLKSGGSEAKAKEYVQTLFKHVPILDTGARGSTITFVNNGQGDVLLAWENEAFLALKEDGGNDKFDIVVPSLSILAEPPVAVVDKNAEKKGNTEIATEYLKHLYSKAGQEIAAKNFYRPRDPEVAAKYEKQFPKLELVTIDKDFGGWKTAQPKFFNDGGVFDQIYQAQ, from the coding sequence ATGTCAATTCGCCGTTTCGCTTTGGCTGCTCTGGCCAGCGCTGTTTTTGCAGGTTCCGCTGTTGCAAAGGATTATGAATTGCTCAACGTGTCCTATGATCCGACACGCGAGCTGTATCAGGAATACAACGCAGAGTTCGCCAGCTACTGGAAAAAGGCTCACCCGGAAGACACCGTCACCGTCAAGCAGTCCCACGGTGGTTCGGGCAAGCAAGGCCGTGCGGTCATCGACGGTCTGCGCGCTGACGTCGTGACCCTGGCTCTGGCCGGTGACATCGACGAAATCGCCAAGCTGGGCAAGACTCTGCCAGAGAACTGGCAGACTCGCCTGCCAGATGCCAGCACGCCTTACACCTCGACCATCGTGTTCCTGGTGCGCAAGGGCAACCCTAAAGGCATCAAGGATTGGGGCGACCTGATCAAGAAGGATGTCTCGGTTATCACTCCGAACCCTAAAACCAGCGGCGGTGCGCGCTGGAACTTCCTGGCGGCATGGGCCTATGGCCTGAAGTCCGGTGGCAGCGAAGCCAAGGCCAAGGAGTACGTACAGACCCTGTTCAAGCATGTGCCGATTCTGGACACCGGTGCTCGCGGTTCGACCATTACCTTCGTCAACAACGGTCAGGGTGACGTGTTGCTGGCCTGGGAAAACGAAGCGTTCCTGGCTCTGAAAGAAGATGGCGGCAACGACAAGTTCGATATCGTCGTACCTTCCCTGTCGATCCTGGCCGAGCCGCCTGTTGCGGTCGTCGACAAGAACGCCGAGAAGAAAGGCAACACCGAAATCGCTACCGAATACCTGAAGCACCTGTACAGCAAGGCTGGTCAGGAAATCGCAGCCAAGAACTTCTACCGCCCGCGTGATCCGGAAGTTGCCGCCAAGTACGAGAAGCAATTCCCGAAACTGGAGCTGGTAACTATCGACAAAGACTTTGGCGGCTGGAAAACTGCGCAGCCGAAATTTTTCAATGACGGCGGTGTGTTCGACCAGATCTACCAAGCGCAGTAA
- the cysT gene encoding sulfate ABC transporter permease subunit CysT, giving the protein MSRRISPVIPGFGLTLGYTLVYLSLIVLIPLAAMFVHAAQLTWDQFWTIITAPRVIAALKLSFGTAFYAALINGVIGTLLAWVLVRYTFPGRKIIDAMIDLPFALPTAVAGIALTALYAPNGLVGQFATDLGFKIAYTPLGITLALTFVTMPFVVRTVQPVLADIPREVEEAAACLGARPLQVFRYILVPALLPAWLTGFALAFARGVGEYGSVIFIAGNMPMKTEILPLLIMVKLDQYDYTGATAIGVMMLVVSFILLLLINLLQRRIETPS; this is encoded by the coding sequence ATGTCGCGTCGTATCTCCCCCGTCATACCCGGCTTCGGGCTGACGCTGGGCTACACCTTGGTGTACCTCAGTCTCATTGTGCTCATACCGCTGGCGGCCATGTTCGTTCATGCCGCGCAGCTCACCTGGGATCAGTTCTGGACCATCATCACCGCTCCGCGTGTGATCGCTGCCTTGAAACTGAGTTTCGGTACCGCGTTCTACGCAGCCCTGATCAACGGCGTCATCGGTACGCTGCTGGCCTGGGTGCTGGTGCGCTATACCTTCCCCGGCCGCAAGATCATCGATGCGATGATCGATCTGCCGTTCGCCCTGCCCACCGCCGTTGCCGGTATCGCGCTGACCGCGCTTTATGCACCCAATGGTCTGGTCGGGCAGTTCGCCACGGATCTGGGTTTCAAGATCGCCTACACCCCGCTGGGTATCACCCTGGCGCTGACGTTCGTGACCATGCCGTTTGTGGTGCGTACCGTGCAGCCCGTACTGGCTGATATTCCCCGTGAAGTCGAAGAAGCGGCTGCCTGCCTGGGCGCTCGCCCGTTGCAGGTGTTTCGCTACATTCTGGTGCCTGCCTTGTTGCCTGCGTGGTTGACCGGGTTTGCCCTGGCCTTCGCCCGTGGTGTCGGTGAGTACGGCTCGGTGATCTTCATCGCCGGTAACATGCCGATGAAAACCGAAATCCTGCCGCTGTTGATCATGGTCAAGCTGGACCAGTACGACTACACCGGTGCGACGGCTATCGGCGTGATGATGCTGGTGGTTTCCTTCATTCTGTTGCTGCTGATCAACTTGTTGCAGCGACGCATCGAAACCCCATCCTGA
- the cysW gene encoding sulfate ABC transporter permease subunit CysW, translating to MSYSSVSAAADANAARRGNSTARRVLIGLGWLIFALFLGLPLFIVVSQGLKNGLGAFFSAILEPDALSALKLTVIAVLISVPLNLVFGVSAAWCVSKYSFRGKSILVTLIDLPFSVSPVIAGLVYVLMFGAQGLFGPWLQDHDIQIVFALPGIVLATIFVTVPFVARELIPLMQEQGTQEEEAARLLGANGWQMFWHVTVPNIKWGLIYGVVLCTARAMGEFGAVSVVSGHIRGVTNTLPLHVEILYNEYNHVAAFAVASLLLILALFILLLKQWSESRINRLRQSAAEE from the coding sequence ATGTCTTATTCATCTGTTTCTGCCGCCGCCGATGCCAACGCTGCACGCCGTGGCAATTCAACAGCGCGCCGGGTCCTGATCGGCCTTGGCTGGCTGATTTTTGCCCTGTTTCTGGGCCTGCCGCTGTTCATCGTGGTTTCCCAAGGGCTTAAAAACGGCCTGGGTGCGTTCTTCTCCGCGATTCTTGAGCCCGATGCGCTGTCGGCCCTCAAGCTGACGGTGATTGCTGTGCTGATCTCGGTTCCGCTGAACCTGGTCTTCGGCGTCAGCGCCGCCTGGTGCGTGAGCAAGTACTCGTTCCGGGGCAAGAGCATTCTGGTGACCCTGATCGACCTGCCGTTCTCGGTATCGCCGGTCATCGCCGGTCTGGTCTATGTGCTGATGTTCGGTGCCCAGGGCCTGTTCGGGCCATGGTTGCAGGACCATGACATCCAGATCGTCTTTGCCCTGCCGGGCATTGTGCTGGCGACCATTTTCGTGACCGTGCCTTTCGTGGCGCGTGAACTGATCCCGCTGATGCAGGAGCAGGGCACCCAGGAAGAAGAGGCCGCACGCCTTCTGGGCGCCAATGGCTGGCAGATGTTCTGGCACGTCACGGTACCCAATATCAAATGGGGTCTGATCTACGGCGTGGTGCTCTGTACCGCACGGGCCATGGGTGAGTTTGGTGCGGTGTCGGTGGTGTCCGGCCACATCCGCGGCGTTACCAACACCCTGCCGCTGCACGTCGAAATCCTCTACAACGAGTACAACCACGTGGCAGCCTTTGCCGTGGCGAGCTTGTTGCTGATCCTGGCGCTGTTCATCCTGCTGCTCAAGCAGTGGAGCGAATCCCGCATTAACCGTCTGCGCCAAAGCGCGGCGGAGGAATAA
- a CDS encoding sulfate/molybdate ABC transporter ATP-binding protein has translation MSIEVRNVSKNFNAFKALNAINLDIQSGELVALLGPSGCGKTTLLRIIAGLETPDAGSIVFHGEDVSGHDVRDRNVGFVFQHYALFRHMTVFDNVAFGLRMKPKSQRPNETQIAAKVHELLNMVQLDWLADRYPEQLSGGQRQRIALARALAVEPKVLLLDEPFGALDAKVRKELRRWLARLHEDINLTSVFVTHDQEEAMEVADRIVVMNKGVIEQIGSPGEVYESPSNDFVYHFLGDSNRLSLGDNGHVLFRPHEVSLSRQELEDHHAAEVRDIRPLGATTRVTLKAEGQSELIEVEVVKDHDSLVGLARGETLFFKPKVWQKVSGV, from the coding sequence ATGTCGATCGAAGTCCGTAACGTCAGCAAGAACTTCAACGCCTTCAAGGCCCTGAACGCTATCAATCTGGATATCCAGAGTGGCGAGCTGGTTGCCTTGCTCGGCCCGTCAGGCTGCGGCAAGACCACCTTGCTGCGCATTATTGCCGGTCTGGAAACCCCGGATGCAGGCAGCATTGTGTTCCACGGTGAAGATGTCTCCGGTCACGATGTTCGCGACCGTAATGTCGGGTTTGTATTCCAGCACTACGCGCTGTTCCGGCACATGACCGTGTTCGACAACGTTGCCTTTGGCTTGCGCATGAAGCCCAAGAGCCAGCGCCCGAACGAAACCCAGATCGCCGCCAAGGTTCACGAGCTGTTGAACATGGTGCAACTGGACTGGCTGGCCGACCGTTACCCCGAGCAGCTTTCCGGTGGTCAGCGCCAGCGTATCGCCCTGGCGCGTGCCCTGGCGGTCGAGCCCAAGGTGCTGCTGCTGGACGAACCCTTCGGTGCGCTGGATGCCAAGGTGCGTAAAGAACTGCGCCGCTGGCTGGCGCGCCTGCACGAAGACATCAACCTGACGTCGGTCTTTGTGACCCACGACCAGGAAGAAGCCATGGAAGTGGCAGACCGCATCGTGGTGATGAACAAGGGCGTGATCGAACAGATCGGCTCGCCGGGCGAAGTGTACGAGTCGCCGTCCAACGACTTCGTCTACCACTTCCTGGGCGACTCGAACCGCCTGAGCCTGGGCGACAACGGCCATGTGCTGTTCCGTCCCCACGAAGTATCGCTGTCGCGTCAGGAGCTGGAAGACCACCACGCTGCTGAAGTTCGTGATATCCGTCCGCTGGGCGCCACCACACGCGTGACCCTCAAGGCTGAAGGCCAGAGCGAACTGATCGAAGTTGAAGTGGTGAAGGATCACGACAGCCTGGTTGGCCTGGCACGGGGCGAGACGTTGTTCTTCAAACCGAAGGTCTGGCAGAAGGTTTCGGGCGTTTAG
- a CDS encoding Mpo1 family 2-hydroxy fatty acid dioxygenase: protein MKNLVDHLSQYAAYHRDSRNIVTHFVGIPLIVLAVAVLLSRPGWDVGGVWLSPAALVALASTVFYLKLDRALGLVMAVMLGLCIWAGANLAQQTTMVWLSAGVGLFVIGWIIQFIGHYYEGRKPAFIDDVTGLIIGPLFVVAELAFLAGMRKPLQHAIEERSGPVRRNAPKAAV, encoded by the coding sequence ATGAAAAACCTTGTCGATCATCTCAGCCAATACGCGGCGTATCACCGCGACTCACGCAATATCGTGACCCACTTCGTGGGAATACCCCTGATCGTGCTGGCTGTGGCGGTATTGCTGTCGCGTCCGGGCTGGGACGTGGGCGGGGTCTGGTTATCGCCTGCTGCGTTAGTGGCGCTGGCCTCGACCGTGTTCTATCTCAAGCTGGATCGGGCGCTGGGGCTGGTGATGGCCGTGATGCTCGGGCTTTGCATCTGGGCAGGTGCGAATCTGGCGCAACAGACCACCATGGTCTGGCTGAGTGCGGGAGTCGGGTTGTTTGTGATCGGCTGGATCATCCAGTTCATCGGCCATTACTACGAAGGCCGCAAACCGGCATTCATCGACGACGTCACGGGCCTGATCATCGGGCCATTGTTCGTGGTGGCGGAACTGGCGTTTCTGGCGGGGATGCGCAAGCCGTTGCAGCATGCCATCGAAGAGCGTTCGGGGCCGGTTCGGCGCAACGCACCAAAAGCCGCAGTCTGA
- a CDS encoding Crp/Fnr family transcriptional regulator — protein MTNGAGWRSRLLSDYWFTYLPADLQDSLLDAARQRRKTPGKLLFEKGDPPCGLYVLLEGSVRMGGIDEQRLAPRLKEVRPPYWFGEVSLFDGMPRMLDAYSVDQTIFLQIPHETLVQWLEKNPQHWRYFEALLSHKLGLALPGTEKMKQLPARARVAWRLLLLCEGYGHLSHARRLVTLDDILATDTLSLSRPDVLEALDDLHQRKIVRLGDEQVEVFDVVALRKVANFSRTRVLG, from the coding sequence ATGACAAATGGAGCGGGATGGCGGTCACGATTACTGTCCGATTACTGGTTTACCTATTTACCTGCCGACTTGCAGGATAGCTTGCTTGACGCCGCTCGGCAGCGGCGCAAGACACCCGGCAAACTGCTGTTTGAAAAAGGCGACCCTCCGTGCGGGCTTTATGTCCTGCTCGAAGGCTCTGTGCGCATGGGTGGCATTGACGAACAGCGCCTGGCGCCACGGCTCAAGGAAGTCCGGCCGCCTTACTGGTTTGGCGAAGTTTCATTGTTCGACGGCATGCCCCGCATGCTGGATGCCTACTCGGTGGATCAGACGATCTTCCTGCAGATCCCCCATGAAACACTCGTCCAGTGGCTCGAAAAGAACCCGCAGCACTGGCGTTACTTCGAGGCATTGCTCAGCCACAAGCTGGGCCTGGCCTTGCCCGGCACCGAGAAAATGAAGCAACTGCCCGCCCGTGCCCGCGTGGCCTGGCGCCTGTTGCTGCTGTGCGAAGGCTATGGTCATTTGAGCCACGCACGACGCCTTGTCACGCTGGACGACATCCTTGCCACGGACACCTTGTCGCTGTCCCGACCTGACGTACTCGAAGCCCTCGACGATTTGCATCAACGCAAGATCGTGCGTCTTGGCGATGAGCAGGTGGAAGTCTTCGATGTGGTCGCGTTGCGCAAGGTTGCCAATTTTTCGCGGACCAGGGTGTTGGGCTGA
- a CDS encoding Abi family protein — MLAQPVAPAIRLALSPARFATYETAAAAAGLSCEDAVKLYAWNAHVSSALLTPLHICEVTVRNAVSDALKLVYGNHWPWDKNFENSLPVSKGYGYQQRQDLIDTRTRCRTTDRIVVELKFVFWEKMLTSRHDQRIWNTHLFSLFPNLDQTKTVSTQRLRLATDLEAIRLLRNRIAHHEPIFRRNLANEFSKVHDLVEARCMVSAAWMMSEQQALAAIQAKPFST; from the coding sequence ATGCTTGCTCAACCTGTCGCGCCAGCTATCCGCCTCGCTTTGTCACCCGCAAGATTTGCAACCTACGAAACCGCAGCAGCGGCAGCCGGGCTTTCCTGCGAGGATGCGGTAAAACTCTACGCCTGGAACGCGCACGTTTCTAGCGCCTTACTGACCCCACTCCACATTTGCGAGGTAACTGTACGCAATGCCGTATCGGATGCACTGAAGTTGGTCTATGGAAATCACTGGCCTTGGGATAAAAATTTTGAAAACAGTCTCCCTGTCTCCAAAGGATACGGCTACCAGCAACGTCAGGATCTGATCGACACACGTACCCGTTGTCGCACCACAGATCGAATTGTTGTCGAGCTTAAATTCGTGTTCTGGGAAAAAATGTTGACGAGCCGCCACGACCAACGGATCTGGAACACGCACCTCTTTTCCCTGTTCCCCAACCTGGACCAGACAAAAACGGTATCTACTCAAAGATTGAGACTGGCAACGGATCTGGAAGCAATCCGCCTGCTACGCAACCGGATTGCGCACCATGAGCCGATATTCAGACGAAACCTGGCCAACGAATTTTCAAAGGTACATGACTTGGTGGAAGCACGATGCATGGTATCGGCTGCCTGGATGATGAGTGAGCAACAGGCTCTTGCTGCAATCCAGGCAAAACCGTTTTCGACATGA
- a CDS encoding AraC family transcriptional regulator: MPESNSFATWTRALRKQLDVLGLDSFALCKDAGLDPHLIDAPNAEYSPDATRRLWQLAVDASHDPALGLRVSRFVSPTTFHALGYTLVASESLREVFERIVRYHSMADDALALSFKRVDEHYELRFNTPAGAAAPAHEVLDAFAAIYVRTCRNRLGRNYAPLSVHLQRPAPANPQPWQDFFRARLYFSAAENLLTFACADFDSHLDDNPSQLSEAPRNGEQLQPLIWEQRVRSAIENLLPEGEPSAESIAQALNLSPRSLQRHLADEGCRYDLLLKQCRQNLALLHMSDPQVSLSEAAYLLGFANIDSLNRAFKRWTGQTPEQYRNELAR; this comes from the coding sequence ATGCCCGAGTCAAACAGCTTTGCCACCTGGACCCGCGCTTTGCGCAAACAACTCGATGTCTTGGGCCTGGACAGCTTTGCGCTGTGCAAGGACGCCGGACTCGATCCCCACCTCATTGACGCTCCCAACGCCGAATACTCACCAGACGCAACCCGTCGGCTCTGGCAACTGGCGGTTGACGCCAGCCATGATCCGGCACTGGGCTTGCGGGTCTCGCGCTTCGTCAGCCCGACCACCTTTCATGCGCTGGGCTACACGCTGGTGGCCAGCGAGTCCTTGCGGGAAGTATTCGAGCGCATCGTGCGCTATCACTCGATGGCCGATGACGCACTGGCCTTGAGCTTCAAGCGAGTCGATGAGCACTACGAGCTTCGCTTCAATACACCGGCAGGCGCTGCGGCACCCGCCCATGAAGTGCTGGATGCCTTTGCCGCCATTTATGTGCGCACCTGCCGTAACCGGCTGGGCCGCAACTATGCACCGCTAAGCGTCCACTTGCAGCGACCCGCACCCGCCAATCCCCAACCCTGGCAGGACTTCTTCCGGGCGCGGCTGTACTTCTCGGCAGCAGAAAACCTGCTGACATTCGCGTGCGCCGACTTCGACAGCCACCTGGACGACAACCCTTCGCAACTGAGCGAAGCACCCCGCAACGGCGAACAGCTCCAGCCACTGATCTGGGAGCAGCGTGTACGCTCGGCCATCGAGAATCTGCTACCGGAAGGAGAACCCTCGGCCGAAAGCATTGCCCAGGCCTTGAATCTGAGCCCGCGCAGCCTGCAACGGCACCTGGCCGACGAAGGCTGTCGTTATGACCTGCTGCTCAAGCAATGTCGCCAGAACCTGGCACTGCTGCACATGAGCGACCCACAAGTCTCACTGAGCGAAGCCGCCTACCTGCTGGGCTTTGCCAATATCGACAGCCTGAACCGCGCCTTCAAACGCTGGACAGGACAGACACCGGAGCAGTATCGCAATGAGTTGGCGAGGTGA
- a CDS encoding alpha/beta hydrolase, with product MHNESIRYLIVPGWQGSPEDHWQSHWQASLPNSARVEQYDWLKPRREDWIGELQRMISAQDTPVILIAHSLGCITVAHWAQLAPLESLRQVHGALLVAPADVERPNCPPALRNFAPIPQDLLPFPTQIVSSDNDPAVSSQRALEMARNWGAEVGFLSQAGHINVKSGHQRWEQGFAYLYRLQNRLEQHARRRA from the coding sequence ATGCATAACGAGTCGATCCGTTACCTGATCGTGCCAGGCTGGCAAGGGTCGCCTGAGGATCATTGGCAAAGTCACTGGCAGGCCAGTCTCCCCAACAGCGCGCGCGTCGAGCAGTACGACTGGCTCAAGCCGCGTCGTGAAGACTGGATTGGCGAGTTGCAGCGCATGATTTCTGCGCAAGACACGCCGGTGATCCTGATCGCTCATAGCCTGGGTTGCATCACGGTTGCGCATTGGGCGCAACTGGCTCCGCTGGAGTCCTTGCGTCAGGTGCATGGAGCGCTGCTGGTGGCCCCTGCCGATGTGGAGCGCCCCAACTGCCCGCCTGCATTACGTAATTTTGCACCGATTCCCCAAGACCTCCTGCCGTTCCCGACGCAGATCGTCAGCTCGGACAACGACCCTGCCGTCAGCTCCCAGCGTGCCCTGGAAATGGCTCGCAACTGGGGCGCGGAAGTCGGGTTCCTGAGTCAGGCGGGGCACATCAACGTCAAGTCGGGTCATCAACGCTGGGAGCAGGGGTTCGCTTACCTGTACCGCCTGCAGAATCGTTTGGAACAGCACGCACGTCGTCGGGCATGA